The Aeromicrobium yanjiei DNA segment GGTGAGCCGCCCCGTCGTGGCCGAGACGACGGCGCTCGGGGCCGCGTACGCCGCCGGGCTGGCGACGGGCTTCTGGTCCAGCACGGACGAGCTGGTCGCCAACTGGAACGAGTCGATGCGCTGGGAATCGACCTCGACGCAGGAGCAGCGCGACACCGGGCACGCCCAGTGGAAGAAGGCGGTCGACCGCACCCTGGGCTGGGTCGATCTCGGCTGACGCCTGTCCGTGGCCGGGCGTAGCCTGCGGAGATGAGACGCTACGTGGACGAGGACCTGCAGGGTGCGGAGCTGCGCGAGTGCAACCTGAACCGCACCCGGATGATCGGCGTGCAGATGCAGGGCGCGGTGATCGACGGGCTGGTGACCGACCTCGTGGTCAACGGCGTCGAGGTCACCCAGTACGTCGAGGCTGAGCTCGACCGTCGTCACCCGGTGCGCCTGCTCCTGCGCTCGGACGATGTGGCCGACCTGCGCCGAGGGTGGCAGCAGCTCGGCACCGACTGGGCGGCGACCGTGGCACGCATGCGGCAGTCGCCCGGCATCGAGCACGAGAGCGTGAACGACGAGTGGTCGGCCGTGCAGACGCTGCGCCACCTGGTCTTCGTCCACGACTCGTGGTTCCGGCGCTGCTGCCTCGGCTCGACCGATCTGTTCACGCCGATGGGGCTGGGCATCGACTCGGTGCCAGACCGGGAGGAGCAAGGGCTCGACCCGTCGGTGGAGCCGACGCTCGACGAGGTGCTGGCGGTCCGGGACGAGCAGGCGGCAGAGCTCGAGCGCTGGCTGGACTCGGTCACGTCCGAGCAGCTCCGCGAGCCGGCACCGATCCCGGACAACGACATGTGGCCGCCGTACGCACGGGGACGGTCGCTGCGGCAATGCCTCGGCACGGTGCTGGGCGAGGAGCTGCAGCACCACCGGTTCTGCGTGCGTGACCTCGACCTCATCGAGGGATCCGCCGCCGGGTGACCCGCCTCGTGCGCCGAACGCGGTTAGTCCGTTCGGCCCCGTACTGATTGACTGAGGCCATGCGTCCCGTCGCCCTCTCTCCCGAGAATCGCCAAGCGGCGCTCGACGCCATGGCGTCGACGCCGCTCGACATCCTGGTCATCGGCGGCGGGGTGGTCGGCGGCGGTGCCGCCCTCGACGCGGCGACCCGCGGGCTGAGCGTGGGCCTCGTCGAGGCGCGTGACTTCGCCTCCGGCACGTCGAGCCGCTCGAGCAAGCTCATGCACGGTGGCCTGCGGTACCTGGAGATGCTGGACTTCCGTCTCGTCGCCGAGGCATTGAAGGAGCGCGGCCTGAGCCTGCAGAAGCTCGCGCCGCACCTCGTCCGCGA contains these protein-coding regions:
- a CDS encoding DinB family protein; translation: MRRYVDEDLQGAELRECNLNRTRMIGVQMQGAVIDGLVTDLVVNGVEVTQYVEAELDRRHPVRLLLRSDDVADLRRGWQQLGTDWAATVARMRQSPGIEHESVNDEWSAVQTLRHLVFVHDSWFRRCCLGSTDLFTPMGLGIDSVPDREEQGLDPSVEPTLDEVLAVRDEQAAELERWLDSVTSEQLREPAPIPDNDMWPPYARGRSLRQCLGTVLGEELQHHRFCVRDLDLIEGSAAG